In Brienomyrus brachyistius isolate T26 chromosome 2, BBRACH_0.4, whole genome shotgun sequence, the genomic window CCATCACTAATGTCAACTGCCGGAGCCTGTCTGCGTGTGTATGGGGGGTGACGGGGCTTGTTCAGGTGGCAACAGCACACGTCTCTTAAATGAGCAGCCTTTCAAAGAGCACCATCCATCCAGATGAGCGAAATCACAGCATAGTAAGCATCCTGACATGAGTGACAGGTGTAAATTAGCAGCTTAAAGGGAGTATGCCGTCCGTTTGGCTATTGAAATGGAGCGTactctctgattggctgtttaaAGGAAGAGTGCCATCCGATTGGCTGTTTAAAGGAAGCCTGCTGTCTGAATGGCTGTTCGACGACCTAGCGTGGAATTTAACTTTGTTGAAATGAGCTGTTTCTGTGTGACAAAGCTGAAACAATCTTCACCCCACCCTCCTCTCTGCCTTCTTTCAGTTTAGTTTTGTGAGGCCTAAACTTTAACCCCTTAGCCTAAAATTTCATTGCAAATTTATTAATTGTTCAAAATATATCCTTATATTAACAagcatgggatttattaacaaTGAAGTCCGGTTTTAGTCAACTAACAcaataattagatttttttcaaaTGTCGTGTAAACATAATGATTGAGGATGACTTTCTTTAAAAATGTGGACACTCCAGGAGAATTGTGAGTTATACAAATGAGAATGTGAATCACTGTGATGATATGAACAAAGGCTCAGGCACTCAGTCACACAATGGAGCAGGAAACCATTCAGTTCTTATTGGGGAGAAATAAGCTGCAAGCTCAGCGGTATCTTAAAGTTTACAAAAGTGCAAAATTTATTTTTGCAAAGTGACACATAATTTAGGGGAAATTATGTCGTATAAGAAAGGGAGCAGAAAACAGTAACAGTGCGGCCCCCAGGTGTGGAAAGATCCAGCCATTCAGATTGTAAGATACAGTCGTCGGTGTGCCTTCATTTTCAAGTGCTGGTGAAATGACGCCCTCAGGTGGTCAACTTTGGGACACACAACAGAGGACGGCCCTGCTCCATAACATTCATTGACCTTTTTCTGAAGAGTCATTTGAATAATCTAACTACATTTTACTTGGTCAGAAGACAAAAATACTTAAGCATTATCAAACTGAAGTATtactaaattaataaaatatatatatgtatgtattatggCAGTACCCATGACAGCTGAGCTCAGTAAACCTTTTCCTGTAACAATCAGGAGATGAAAATAACtgaatacaagaatgtaaaagCAAACCCGCCGCAGCATTGCTGAAGCTGCCGCTGAAGCTGCCGCTGGCTCATAGCTCCCGGTTGCGCCGCGGTATGACGATCTTCCGATAGGTCCTTCTCTCGGAGATGTTGCGCTTCACCTTGACGGGGGGCTGCGGCGTGGTCTCCAGGTTGATGGATGGGCTGGAGTGGGACTTTTTAAGGCCCGCCCCTTCGTCCAGCTCGTCGTCGGAGATGTCGACACACATCTCCCTGTCAAGCCGCTCCAGCTGTGCCGCCCCCGGTGCTCCATCCTTCTCTCTGACCAGGCCTTTCCACACCTCCAGAATCTGCTTATACGCCTCATAACGGCTCTTCTGCAGGCAGGGGGTGAGAGTGAGAAGAGACAGACATATAGGAAGTAAGAAGCACTGCCTGCTTTCATCTTCTGGCAAACCCGCCAAAACAAATATGGCTGCCCAGGTCTCTATTTTGCACAAAGTAGTACAATGTAGGAGTTACGCAGTCTATGTCACATGACATGGCAGAGTCACACACTGGGCCCCTGGGTCTTGCCCTTACAGGCTTCCCCCTGCAGTCCCTACCTCATGCTGCAGATACTCCTCTCTCAGCTTGTATTCCTCCATCTCCCGAGCCTTGGCCTTGCGGCCTTCAGGCAAGCTCTGCGTCAGGAAGCTCAGGTCCTCAGAGAAGGACTGCAGCATCCTGCAGTGGGACTCCAGCTGTTTGTCCTGTGGGGAGGAGATGGAGGGAGACCACTCAGTGTGGGGGTGTTTGAAATAATATCAGAGCATCGACTTAAGACATATTACTGGCGCTAAGTAGGTATCACCCGGCTGATCGTGAAGGGCATTTAAATACACCTTCATGCATGGTAGGCTTCTACATATCTgacggggggggaggagggggggggggatgtgttaagtctctgtgcctgtggctGGAAGGTCGCCAGCTCAAACTCCACGGTCATGATTTCGAATGTCCTTATGCCAGTCGTACCAGGTACTGCCTGACCCTGAGTTCTCAAAAAGGCTTTGCTCTGGATAAAAGCATTGGCTATAATATAAAGGTAATAGCCAGACAGATATGACACAAATGGGTGCTCAGATTAGTCACCATGGAGAGGGTGGACTGGGTGGCAGGTAGGATGGGCCTGGTGAACTTCTTCTGGGAACCCACAGCGGCTGGGAATGGGGGGGATGAGTAGAGGGCCGACACCAGGTTTATCCGGGAGATCCAGGAGCTCATCTGCTCGGCGGAGCTGAGGGGGCACAGATATCGGTCAGACACGCGCTGTGTGTGAAGCTCAGGCGCGAGCCAGTCTGCACCACCAGCGATGGACACAAACGCACAAACACTCACGAGGCCTGGAAGAGGAAGACCCTCCAGTCGGCAGTCTGCAGCCTGAAGACGTGCGGTTTCTTGGTGTAGTCGTCGGCCTTCTCAGCTAGGGTGTGATGAACGCTGATTACCTCCTCTGAGCTCTGCCACTCCATCCTGTACTCATCCTGACAGAGGCAACGGCAACATGATCAGTGGAACAAGATGAGGACCTCCACACGGCAGCAAACCCTATCCCATAATGCCACACGAGCTCCATGCAGTAGATCTGACTCAGGGATGCAGCGACCCTTACCTTCTGTAGGTACAGCACCATCCCTTTCAAGACAGCATAGAAGGTCTTCCAGCTTCTCTTCCCCCAAGGAGCTAGACGATACACAGAATATTTCGAGTCTTTTCATTCCATGTTGACTCAGAGACACTGATACAGATTTCATGTGTCTAGATCTCCCAGGCCACAGTGATGCGACAGACTACTGAGGTCTGTCCTTAAGTGGTCTGCAATAAATGCTCGGGATCTAGTTCTAGCACCAGCACTGTTCTGTCTATGTCAGCAAGCCACTTGTCTTCACTCTGTAATTGATGATGCATGGTCCATGTATTACTCAATTTACTGCAATAATCCGGAAAGTTTATATTTCACACTGTCAGCTGGGCTCTACTGACCTCCGACCACCATTTTCAGGCGACTAACCGGCAGACCACCTGTCCAGTGCTGATGTTACATCGCTATCCATTACATGCACAGGATTTACGCGATGTCTCATATGTGATTGCAGTATTGCCATCAGCAACCATCACAGAGGCACGTCTCTCCCCCCCCAACTCACTGCGTTTGCCGTCGATATCTGCGTGGGCTTTACGTGTCAGCAAGCCGTGCTTGTAAACGGTGGCCTTCTTATCATGGGGGACGTCCTGGAAGGGGTTGCTTTTTGAACGTGGCTGTGCTTCTGCCTTTTCTTCCCCTGGAAGCAGGGAACACTTCAGTTCCTCCTcgttcctgtagggggcagacaGGTAGACCGACGAGGTGTTAAATGAAGGGAGAATGGGTTCGGGGAAAGGAGAGAGGAAAAATACAATGCATATCTAACTTGGTCATCAAAACTAGGGGAACAGTGTGTGGCAGCAAGCAAGATAGGGTATTTTCAACAGGGAGCCTGTAGGTTTGAGTCCCAAGATGTTTTATATGATTAGAATGACAAAGCAAGACAAAAACAACACTAAGCGAGGGACTGTCCATTCTGGGGCAAAAAGGCAGATCACACTCACACTGCCCACTCCAGAGGGTCGCTTTTTATACTGCTGTACAGGTTCTGGAAAGCAAAGGGAAGAGTTGCCATATGTGATAGAGCTGGATTAGCTGAAAGTACCGTCTTACTGCCATCAAtctcaaaatccatccatccattttccaaaccgcttatcctactgggtcatgggcaatctcaaaatatttaaaaaaaacctaaATCTCTCGGTTTCTGGTGGAGAAAATGAGGGCAGAAAGTAGGGAGTCTCACTGCTTCAAATAGACGTCTTACCTTTAGCAGGTCCTTGCAAAAATTCCCTCCATCGTTCATGCCTTCCAGGTTGGACACAAAGCTGGAGACAGTCATAGGCTTCCCCACGTTcttcagacagacacacagacatgcagccATTTTCCTCTGTCCTCATAAATCCTCAAATAGCCAAAGGCAGTACAAGGACTCTAAACTCTAGCATACCGTTTTCAAGGTAACTCGCTAGATAAAAGTAGTTTTAAGCAGGGCTGATCAATCATATTCAAAAATAGCCATTGTATAtgtgggttttcactgcaaccccctaattagattactaattagacgactgattagctgaagagtcctcacacctgggcttgatcagctgacctaaaggttaccccaaaagccTGCATACCTTAGCAGATAAACCTGGCCGCCCTGTTTTAACTCATCGGAAACACCAGAGTGTGACTCCTCAATAAATCTTGTAGCGCCTCACCATTTCGCCTCGAGCGTTTACTCCACCTTACTCACCTGGCCGTGAAGATCACTGTTCAGCAGCATCACAGCACAGGTGAGAGTCAGCACCATTTCtgaagggtgagagagaagcacaggcTGGTATTAAATCCACTCAAAGTCTCAAGCCCAGAAATATTCAACTGTTCCTGCATCATAACACTACTAGTCAACCTACTGACCTGGGGAGGAGAAGCAGTCAGGGTTGCACTGATGAAACCGTTTGGCGAAATGTTCCAgaaccctctctctctcctgcgtCTCACCTATTAGAACCACCACTTTCAGGAACGACCTGCGATTGAGGGAATGCATTATTCCTAGCAGATGTATGTTCTCATATCTCTTGGTCTGACTTTGACCCGACAGCTGTTCTCTCTTTATTTGATACTGATATACATTTATGTTTAGCTTTAGTTTTCCAGATGATCTTCTGAAATTGCGGTGTAGCCGCCATCGGCAGTCATCTCCTGGAGATTCTACCCCACAGACACACCTCAGACTCTGTTCCAGGCTCTGACCAGTGAAGTTGAAGAACTTGAGATACTCTTCCCCTACAGCTCTGCTGAACTCGTTACTACGAAAAGGGAAAGAAAGCTCTGAATGAGGATCAGCCGATCACTCCGCACATTCATCCCAACCATCGGTCTGACGGGAATCCTGCTAGTCCACAATCTCTGGTACCAGCAGAAAGGCTGGGTGGTCATTTTATTAACTTGTCATTCAAAGACCATATTGTTTGGCGTCAAGAGGCAGGGCTTGATTCAGTACATTTCAGaaaaattattataaaaacTAAACTACGAACTACATCATTGAATCTAATCATGTCCATTGGGTTATGTCTGTTTGAAGCATCACTTGTTGTTGCAGCATTACAGGAGTGGTAACCATGGAAACAGCATCACACGGCATTCCTGCTATACATTTTGGGAGTGCTGCATCAGCCACCTGCTTCTTCACTTACTCTTTGTCCATGTGTTTGACCACCTCCGTGCGTCGCATGTTGTCCAGTCTGTATAGCCTCTCGGCCAGTGTGCGTGCCCCCTCCCTGTCCACGCACCGTCCGTTGGCATGGGGGATCGCCAGCACCTCTGCTTGCACTGGCTGGCTGACTGGCTCTTTATTTGCTGCCCTGTCCATGTATCCCGAGGTGGATGCCTCTGCCTGTTGTATTCGGTATATTGTGCTTAACTCTTCTGATCGATCCTCTTGTTCAGACTGATTCATGTCACCTATCAGTCGTGATCCTTCTTCTCTCTGCTCGAATAATCGCTCCTCTGCTTCAGACTGATCCATGTGATCTATTTGTTTTGATTCTTCTTCTCTCTGCTCTTGCGATTGTTTCTCCAGTTCGGACTGGTCCATGTGATCTGTCTGCCTTGAGTCTCCCTTCAACTCTGTTTCCTCACACACCCTTAGCCAATCCTGTTGTTCTGGCTCTTCTGACTGCTGTAAATATTCTGCATTCTTCAGCGATTCTAATTGCTGAAGGTGCTTGCTGATATCAGGACTACTGCTCTTATTTGTTTCTGTGTTTTCGATTTTTTCCACTGGTGCGTGATGATCCCTAAAAGACAACAGGCCTGCGTTAGACGTTCACCTCAATTGATTTTGAATGTTTGCAGCTGTATCGTTTCACTTGGCTGACTGTATAAGCAACGAACTTCAGAGGTTGAAATATTACAACAGCCAAATCACAAAACAAATTGTGACTTACactaattttttaacatgaacctGTAACAGGGACCCTAAAAAATTTAGAACATAACTGGATAGCTCAGGGTTGGAGGACCAATATTATATgctgtcatagggcccaaaatcgATGGCTTACCTCTCAGCATTATTATGCGGTAAATTGGGGTCCTCTTCCTCCTCGCCTCCAGGAGGAAGCATGGTCCTGGCCTgtctctcctcctcctgctctctttcagtcccctcctcttcctcctcatctcCAGGAGGGGGTGTGGTCCTGGCCTgtctctcctcctcctgctctctttcagtcccctcctcttcctcctcatctcCAGGAGGGGGCGTGGTCCCGGCGTGTCTCTCCTCCCCCTGCTCTCTTTCAgtcccctcctcttcctcctcatctcCAGGAGGGGGTGTGGTCCTGACCTGTCTCTCCTCCCCCTGCTCACTTTCAgtcccctcctcttcctcctcacctccAGGAGGGGGCGTGGCCCCGGCGTGTCTCTCCTCCCCCTGCTCTCTTTCAgtcccctcctcttcctcctcaccttCAGGAGGGGGCGTGGTCCCGGCGTGTCTCTCTTCCCCCTGCTCTCTTTCAgtcccctcctcttcctcctcaccttCAGAAGGGGGCGTGGTCCCGGCGTGTCTCTCTTCCCCCTGCTCTCTTACAgttccctcctcttcctcctcagtgGAGTAACCTGTCTGGTTTTCATGCGATGCTATAATTCTGGGTTCAGGAGAGcctgattcttcccctgctgcgGATTCGGTATCTGCCATCTCTGTAGATGTCTCTAACCCATTAGGCAGCCCCACATCCTCCATGGCCCTCACAAAGGCACTGATTTTTTCCAAAGCTGGACACTTGACCTCAGCTCTCCCTCCGGCAGGTTCAGGTATGACAGTATTCTTGGTGTCACTTTCAGAATGTGTGGCTTCCTCCAATGAATCCCGCTCAGGCTTTTGTCGGAATTCACCCAGGTGTGAGTCCACAAACTCTGCAGATCAGAGGACCATGACAGAAGTGAGTTAGCTGACAGGTGTTACAAGTTCTGAAGAGTCACAGTATACAGATTAGAATCTGATCACAGCACTGAGGAGAGTGACGATGAAGGGTGAAATGTGCAAGCACGGCTAATTCTGTCAAACCACATTCTCAGCATTATATGCAAAGCTATGAGCAAAGAGAGCTTTATTCATATCACTGTAAATAAAACCGCACCAAATGGCAAAGCCCAATGTTCAGCAATGAAAGGGACATTACTTTTCAGAGTGTAATATTAACACACAACACTACTAATTCATAATCAATTTGTAAATTAGTCAGCAGCCAATAGCTCTCAGTTAATTCATTAGATACCAACAACTCCATCTGTACACTAAGGTCTCCTGAATAAATGGAATAATAGGTACTATACCTCTGTCCTCTGcagtctgtctgcctgcagcACCATCATCCTCCTGCATCACACAATCCTCTCTGTCTTGGCTTAAGAGGTTAACTTCCTGTAACCACAAAACCATCAGACTGCAAATGGGAACCGATAGGCCACTGGGGGCATGAACACGTCACAAGAACCTGGAGTCCACATCGATAAGCAGAATCAGCTACAGAAAGGCACAAATGTCTCATATTGATAACAGGCTCCTCAGCACAGTGAAGGGCCTGGAGCATCGAGGTGACACATCCATAAATCACAGAGCAAAACACAGGCATTAATGCTGAAACAGGCTCTGCCCAGGGCTCAGACCTTAAATCAATTTAATttgatttcattttcaattttatTGGGGTGGATGAGTGAAGCTaaatatttgggggggggggggtactgaccCTCTGTTTGTGTGGTAAACCATCAAATcggttacattttaattttctaTAATACTGAGAAATGAGAGAACCATACAGTCATATAATGCTGTGCTCAGATGCCTCTCACACCGGAAATCTAGCTAGCAGCTTAGTCTTTCATCACCAAAAATATCTAACGTGGTTTTAGCTCACCTACTTTTATTTGACGCAACTCACAGCCAATCATGCACAAGATGACAGGTTAAATATGACCATAGGGCCACCCTATCTGAGTGACAGGTACAACATCCAATCAAAGAGTCTTCCTTCCAGGTATTTAACTCTTGCTT contains:
- the LOC125721148 gene encoding PH and SEC7 domain-containing protein 2 isoform X12, coding for MEEERPCLRAPGGWGSEDRLQPDLWTRAEDVTMEMEAQLDMVAELALGVAPHIGSSQSSSADDLDSAEEGTPDMDWTENPLSVHLPHLQDPGEGDQAEEHTGLLRRANNELRKPCQQEVNLLSQDREDCVMQEDDGAAGRQTAEDREFVDSHLGEFRQKPERDSLEEATHSESDTKNTVIPEPAGGRAEVKCPALEKISAFVRAMEDVGLPNGLETSTEMADTESAAGEESGSPEPRIIASHENQTGYSTEEEEEGTVREQGEERHAGTTPPSEGEEEEEGTEREQGEERHAGTTPPPEGEEEEEGTEREQGEERHAGATPPPGDEEEEEGTEREQEEERQARTMLPPGGEEEEDPNLPHNNAERDHHAPVEKIENTETNKSSSPDISKHLQQLESLKNAEYLQQSEEPEQQDWLRVCEETELKGDSRQTDHMDQSELEKQSQEQREEESKQIDHMDQSEAEERLFEQREEGSRLIGDMNQSEQEDRSEELSTIYRIQQAEASTSGYMDRAANKEPVSQPVQAEVLAIPHANGRCVDREGARTLAERLYRLDNMRRTEVVKHMDKDNEFSRAVGEEYLKFFNFTGQSLEQSLRSFLKVVVLIGETQERERVLEHFAKRFHQCNPDCFSSPEMVLTLTCAVMLLNSDLHGQNVGKPMTVSSFVSNLEGMNDGGNFCKDLLKNLYSSIKSDPLEWAVNEEELKCSLLPGEEKAEAQPRSKSNPFQDVPHDKKATVYKHGLLTRKAHADIDGKRTPWGKRSWKTFYAVLKGMVLYLQKDEYRMEWQSSEEVISVHHTLAEKADDYTKKPHVFRLQTADWRVFLFQASSAEQMSSWISRINLVSALYSSPPFPAAVGSQKKFTRPILPATQSTLSMDKQLESHCRMLQSFSEDLSFLTQSLPEGRKAKAREMEEYKLREEYLQHEKSRYEAYKQILEVWKGLVREKDGAPGAAQLERLDREMCVDISDDELDEGAGLKKSHSSPSINLETTPQPPVKVKRNISERRTYRKIVIPRRNREL
- the LOC125721148 gene encoding PH and SEC7 domain-containing protein 2 isoform X13 encodes the protein MEEERPCLRAPGGWGSEDRLQPDLWTRAEDVTMEMEAQLDMVAELALGVAPHIGSSQSSSADDLDSAEEGTPDMDWTENPLSVHLPHLQDPGEGDQAEEHTGLLRRANNELRKPCQQEVNLLSQDREDCVMQEDDGAAGRQTAEDREFVDSHLGEFRQKPERDSLEEATHSESDTKNTVIPEPAGGRAEVKCPALEKISAFVRAMEDVGLPNGLETSTEMADTESAAGEESGSPEPRIIASHENQTGYSTEEEEEGTVREQGEERHAGTTPPSEGEEEEEGTEREQGEERHAGTTPPPEGEEEEEGTESEQGEERQARTTPPPGDEEEEEGTEREQEEERQARTMLPPGGEEEEDPNLPHNNAERDHHAPVEKIENTETNKSSSPDISKHLQQLESLKNAEYLQQSEEPEQQDWLRVCEETELKGDSRQTDHMDQSELEKQSQEQREEESKQIDHMDQSEAEERLFEQREEGSRLIGDMNQSEQEDRSEELSTIYRIQQAEASTSGYMDRAANKEPVSQPVQAEVLAIPHANGRCVDREGARTLAERLYRLDNMRRTEVVKHMDKDNEFSRAVGEEYLKFFNFTGQSLEQSLRSFLKVVVLIGETQERERVLEHFAKRFHQCNPDCFSSPEMVLTLTCAVMLLNSDLHGQNVGKPMTVSSFVSNLEGMNDGGNFCKDLLKNLYSSIKSDPLEWAVNEEELKCSLLPGEEKAEAQPRSKSNPFQDVPHDKKATVYKHGLLTRKAHADIDGKRTPWGKRSWKTFYAVLKGMVLYLQKDEYRMEWQSSEEVISVHHTLAEKADDYTKKPHVFRLQTADWRVFLFQASSAEQMSSWISRINLVSALYSSPPFPAAVGSQKKFTRPILPATQSTLSMDKQLESHCRMLQSFSEDLSFLTQSLPEGRKAKAREMEEYKLREEYLQHEKSRYEAYKQILEVWKGLVREKDGAPGAAQLERLDREMCVDISDDELDEGAGLKKSHSSPSINLETTPQPPVKVKRNISERRTYRKIVIPRRNREL
- the LOC125721148 gene encoding PH and SEC7 domain-containing protein 2 isoform X16, which codes for MEEERPCLRAPGGWGSEDRLQPDLWTRAEDVTMEMEAQLDMVAELALGVAPHIGSSQSSSADDLDSAEEGTPDMDWTENPLSVHLPHLQDPGEGDQAEEHTGLLRRANNELRKPCQQEVNLLSQDREDCVMQEDDGAAGRQTAEDREFVDSHLGEFRQKPERDSLEEATHSESDTKNTVIPEPAGGRAEVKCPALEKISAFVRAMEDVGLPNGLETSTEMADTESAAGEESGSPEPRIIASHENQTGYSTEEEEEGTVREQGEERHAGTTPPSEGEEEEEGTESEQGEERQARTTPPPGDEEEEEGTEREQEEERQARTMLPPGGEEEEDPNLPHNNAERDHHAPVEKIENTETNKSSSPDISKHLQQLESLKNAEYLQQSEEPEQQDWLRVCEETELKGDSRQTDHMDQSELEKQSQEQREEESKQIDHMDQSEAEERLFEQREEGSRLIGDMNQSEQEDRSEELSTIYRIQQAEASTSGYMDRAANKEPVSQPVQAEVLAIPHANGRCVDREGARTLAERLYRLDNMRRTEVVKHMDKDNEFSRAVGEEYLKFFNFTGQSLEQSLRSFLKVVVLIGETQERERVLEHFAKRFHQCNPDCFSSPEMVLTLTCAVMLLNSDLHGQNVGKPMTVSSFVSNLEGMNDGGNFCKDLLKNLYSSIKSDPLEWAVNEEELKCSLLPGEEKAEAQPRSKSNPFQDVPHDKKATVYKHGLLTRKAHADIDGKRTPWGKRSWKTFYAVLKGMVLYLQKDEYRMEWQSSEEVISVHHTLAEKADDYTKKPHVFRLQTADWRVFLFQASSAEQMSSWISRINLVSALYSSPPFPAAVGSQKKFTRPILPATQSTLSMDKQLESHCRMLQSFSEDLSFLTQSLPEGRKAKAREMEEYKLREEYLQHEKSRYEAYKQILEVWKGLVREKDGAPGAAQLERLDREMCVDISDDELDEGAGLKKSHSSPSINLETTPQPPVKVKRNISERRTYRKIVIPRRNREL
- the LOC125721148 gene encoding PH and SEC7 domain-containing protein 2 isoform X9, which encodes MEEERPCLRAPGGWGSEDRLQPDLWTRAEDVTMEMEAQLDMVAELALGVAPHIGSSQSSSADDLDSAEEGTPDMDWTENPLSVHLPHLQDPGEGDQAEEHTGLLRRANNELRKPCQQEVNLLSQDREDCVMQEDDGAAGRQTAEDREFVDSHLGEFRQKPERDSLEEATHSESDTKNTVIPEPAGGRAEVKCPALEKISAFVRAMEDVGLPNGLETSTEMADTESAAGEESGSPEPRIIASHENQTGYSTEEEEEGTVREQGEERHAGTTPPSEGEEEEEGTEREQGEERHAGTTPPPEGEEEEEGTEREQGEERHAGATPPPGDEEEEEGTEREQEEERQARTTPPPGDEEEEEGTEREQEEERQARTMLPPGGEEEEDPNLPHNNAERDHHAPVEKIENTETNKSSSPDISKHLQQLESLKNAEYLQQSEEPEQQDWLRVCEETELKGDSRQTDHMDQSELEKQSQEQREEESKQIDHMDQSEAEERLFEQREEGSRLIGDMNQSEQEDRSEELSTIYRIQQAEASTSGYMDRAANKEPVSQPVQAEVLAIPHANGRCVDREGARTLAERLYRLDNMRRTEVVKHMDKDNEFSRAVGEEYLKFFNFTGQSLEQSLRSFLKVVVLIGETQERERVLEHFAKRFHQCNPDCFSSPEMVLTLTCAVMLLNSDLHGQNVGKPMTVSSFVSNLEGMNDGGNFCKDLLKNLYSSIKSDPLEWAVNEEELKCSLLPGEEKAEAQPRSKSNPFQDVPHDKKATVYKHGLLTRKAHADIDGKRTPWGKRSWKTFYAVLKGMVLYLQKDEYRMEWQSSEEVISVHHTLAEKADDYTKKPHVFRLQTADWRVFLFQASSAEQMSSWISRINLVSALYSSPPFPAAVGSQKKFTRPILPATQSTLSMDKQLESHCRMLQSFSEDLSFLTQSLPEGRKAKAREMEEYKLREEYLQHEKSRYEAYKQILEVWKGLVREKDGAPGAAQLERLDREMCVDISDDELDEGAGLKKSHSSPSINLETTPQPPVKVKRNISERRTYRKIVIPRRNREL
- the LOC125721148 gene encoding PH and SEC7 domain-containing protein 2 isoform X3; this encodes MEEERPCLRAPGGWGSEDRLQPDLWTRAEDVTMEMEAQLDMVAELALGVAPHIGSSQSSSADDLDSAEEGTPDMDWTENPLSVHLPHLQDPGEGDQAEEHTGLLRRANNELRKPCQQEVNLLSQDREDCVMQEDDGAAGRQTAEDREFVDSHLGEFRQKPERDSLEEATHSESDTKNTVIPEPAGGRAEVKCPALEKISAFVRAMEDVGLPNGLETSTEMADTESAAGEESGSPEPRIIASHENQTGYSTEEEEEGTVREQGEERHAGTTPPSEGEEEEEGTEREQGEERHAGTTPPPEGEEEEEGTESEQGEERQVRTTPPPGDEEEEEGTEREQGEERHAGTTPPPGDEEEEEGTEREQEEERQARTTPPPGDEEEEEGTEREQEEERQARTMLPPGGEEEEDPNLPHNNAERDHHAPVEKIENTETNKSSSPDISKHLQQLESLKNAEYLQQSEEPEQQDWLRVCEETELKGDSRQTDHMDQSELEKQSQEQREEESKQIDHMDQSEAEERLFEQREEGSRLIGDMNQSEQEDRSEELSTIYRIQQAEASTSGYMDRAANKEPVSQPVQAEVLAIPHANGRCVDREGARTLAERLYRLDNMRRTEVVKHMDKDNEFSRAVGEEYLKFFNFTGQSLEQSLRSFLKVVVLIGETQERERVLEHFAKRFHQCNPDCFSSPEMVLTLTCAVMLLNSDLHGQNVGKPMTVSSFVSNLEGMNDGGNFCKDLLKNLYSSIKSDPLEWAVNEEELKCSLLPGEEKAEAQPRSKSNPFQDVPHDKKATVYKHGLLTRKAHADIDGKRTPWGKRSWKTFYAVLKGMVLYLQKDEYRMEWQSSEEVISVHHTLAEKADDYTKKPHVFRLQTADWRVFLFQASSAEQMSSWISRINLVSALYSSPPFPAAVGSQKKFTRPILPATQSTLSMDKQLESHCRMLQSFSEDLSFLTQSLPEGRKAKAREMEEYKLREEYLQHEKSRYEAYKQILEVWKGLVREKDGAPGAAQLERLDREMCVDISDDELDEGAGLKKSHSSPSINLETTPQPPVKVKRNISERRTYRKIVIPRRNREL